Proteins encoded within one genomic window of Kibdelosporangium phytohabitans:
- a CDS encoding CU044_5270 family protein yields MTDEDFLAPLLTRALTDLHDVEPDERALRKARADLMEAVARAAPVRRRRHWGRWVAAAAVLVVLVPGGLVASTFTQAPRYASAADVLIKAADEIKNVDFVLAPGQYLYSRGHGWHLVELGSARRTYLYIDERTVELWIPADPRQEWMGRYPGNGQRTWIHGTEAEARADGLLDGDFDNAAGPEVRAPCGDWGAAQAGRKPCEGLGGWTGPQPPEFYEKLPTDPRQLYDLLRKETAGRGQHPDVQMLVQSLYVIGAPQVPARIRGTFYRALALMPSLRITEQSSTLDGEVGVAIGVDGGVARMEVIVDPETGRYIGQRQWTDGRLHTTDSVSVGVVDGMGMRLS; encoded by the coding sequence ATGACCGACGAAGATTTCCTGGCGCCGCTGCTCACCCGTGCGCTCACCGATCTGCACGACGTCGAGCCGGACGAACGGGCGCTGCGCAAGGCACGCGCGGACCTGATGGAGGCGGTGGCCCGTGCCGCCCCGGTTCGCAGGCGGCGGCACTGGGGGAGATGGGTCGCCGCGGCCGCTGTCCTGGTTGTGCTCGTTCCCGGTGGCCTGGTGGCGTCGACGTTCACGCAGGCGCCGCGCTACGCGTCCGCGGCCGATGTGCTCATCAAAGCCGCCGACGAGATCAAGAACGTCGACTTCGTGCTCGCACCCGGCCAGTACCTGTACTCACGAGGGCACGGCTGGCACCTGGTCGAGCTCGGCAGTGCGCGCCGGACCTACCTGTACATCGACGAGCGCACGGTCGAACTGTGGATCCCGGCTGACCCCAGGCAGGAGTGGATGGGCCGGTATCCGGGGAACGGTCAGCGCACGTGGATCCACGGCACCGAGGCGGAGGCGCGAGCGGACGGGTTGCTTGACGGCGACTTCGACAACGCCGCCGGACCGGAGGTGCGCGCCCCGTGCGGTGACTGGGGCGCGGCGCAGGCGGGGCGCAAGCCGTGCGAGGGTCTCGGCGGCTGGACTGGTCCCCAGCCGCCGGAGTTCTACGAGAAGTTGCCGACCGACCCGCGGCAGCTGTACGACCTGCTGCGCAAGGAAACGGCCGGCCGCGGCCAGCATCCCGACGTGCAGATGCTGGTGCAGTCCCTGTACGTGATCGGCGCCCCGCAGGTGCCTGCCCGGATCCGCGGCACCTTCTACCGCGCGCTCGCGTTGATGCCGTCGTTGCGGATCACCGAGCAGAGCTCCACTTTGGATGGCGAGGTCGGTGTCGCGATCGGCGTCGACGGTGGTGTCGCCAGGATGGAGGTCATCGTGGATCCGGAGACGGGCCGGTACATCGGGCAGCGGCAGTGGACCGACGGCCGTCTGCACACCACCGACTCGGTGTCGGTGGGTGTCGTGGACGGCATGGGCATGCGACTGTCCTGA
- a CDS encoding RNA polymerase sigma factor encodes MTKTEWDRPNLTDPAVFGSLFDRHGGDLHRYLARRVGPAADDLLSETFLVALERRHTYEPTRSVVRAWLFGIATNLLRRHTAQEVHTLRLTARAAASANTHVDAPDITVAERVDAQDTMRRLAGALAEMPVGDRDVLLLFSWAELSFAEVAVALDIPVGTVRSRMHRVRKVLRSELLSLTA; translated from the coding sequence ATGACGAAAACCGAATGGGATCGGCCGAACCTGACCGATCCGGCGGTGTTCGGCAGCCTGTTCGACCGGCACGGCGGTGACCTGCACCGGTACCTGGCCCGGCGGGTCGGGCCGGCGGCTGACGACCTGCTCAGCGAGACGTTCCTGGTCGCGCTGGAGCGGCGGCACACCTACGAGCCGACCCGTTCGGTCGTACGCGCGTGGCTGTTCGGGATCGCGACGAACCTGCTGCGCAGGCACACCGCGCAGGAGGTGCACACGCTCCGGCTGACTGCGCGGGCAGCGGCTTCGGCGAACACGCACGTGGACGCGCCGGACATCACGGTCGCCGAACGGGTGGACGCGCAGGACACCATGCGGCGTCTGGCCGGGGCACTGGCCGAGATGCCTGTCGGTGACCGCGACGTGTTGCTGCTGTTCTCGTGGGCCGAGCTGTCGTTCGCCGAGGTGGCCGTCGCCCTTGACATTCCAGTGGGCACCGTCCGGTCCCGGATGCACCGGGTTCGCAAGGTGCTGCGCTCCGAGCTACTCAGCCTGACGGCGTAG
- a CDS encoding WXG100 family type VII secretion target: MADGLIRHIDNLVGIRVRFAAVHDASDSIAYDDRTYGLLCRWITEDFQERHVRQDELVAYVDENLRLIGETLCGLAGVRPAELDPIRLAAAPSLVEPVAAPGAGWTIEHFEPLRAVLDLLTGEPDVIASHVATWYNIAAELESMADDLAHFVDHDTPDWRGAEAAEHQRLMGYNVEAIRGLSAVSAALADTTQSTGLLVSQTRGIVRDLVIDLMALVVPPPSARPLAEGTFARWTCRIAVYAVALNIALTHLGDRLNG; the protein is encoded by the coding sequence ATGGCTGACGGCCTCATCCGGCACATCGACAACCTCGTGGGCATACGCGTGCGCTTCGCGGCTGTGCACGACGCGAGTGACTCCATCGCCTACGACGACCGCACGTACGGGCTGCTGTGCCGGTGGATCACCGAGGACTTCCAGGAGCGGCACGTCCGCCAGGACGAGCTGGTCGCGTACGTCGACGAGAACCTCCGGCTGATCGGTGAGACGTTGTGCGGCCTCGCCGGGGTGCGGCCCGCCGAGCTGGACCCGATCCGGCTGGCGGCGGCACCCAGCTTGGTCGAGCCGGTCGCCGCGCCGGGCGCGGGCTGGACGATCGAGCACTTCGAGCCGCTGCGTGCGGTGCTCGACCTGCTCACCGGCGAGCCGGACGTCATCGCCTCGCACGTGGCGACCTGGTACAACATCGCCGCCGAGCTGGAGTCGATGGCTGATGACCTGGCGCACTTCGTCGACCACGACACGCCTGACTGGCGCGGCGCCGAAGCGGCCGAACACCAGCGCCTGATGGGCTACAACGTGGAGGCGATCAGGGGCCTCAGCGCGGTGTCGGCGGCACTCGCGGACACCACGCAGAGCACCGGCCTGCTCGTCTCCCAGACCAGGGGGATCGTGCGTGACCTGGTCATCGACCTGATGGCGCTGGTGGTGCCGCCGCCTTCGGCCAGGCCGCTGGCCGAGGGCACGTTCGCGCGCTGGACCTGCCGGATCGCCGTGTACGCCGTCGCACTGAACATCGCGTTGACCCACCTCGGTGACAGGCTCAACGGGTAG
- a CDS encoding beta-N-acetylglucosaminidase domain-containing protein yields the protein MTFGTRTLGALIAVIALSTALAPTATAQPSQANGPAVYPRPQSTTSRPETVRIPATVNLVVADGADWAAVGVVRDVLVAAGVRKVDDRGSALSVYVGRHPDALQALGVKGTEGMGAEGYVVAVGTGRDRLSRMVVDGVDDAGTFYAAQTLRQLVQGSAVRGVEVRDWPSLRWRGVVEGFYGPPWSHEARLDSFDYFGRHKMNLYFYTPKDDPYLRAEWRLPYPADQLARLDELVKRAKANHVEFGYVLSPGLSICYSRESETDTLIAKFTSLYRLGVRMFVVALDDIDYQRWNCDEDRAAFGTGPAAAASAQAHVINRVQREFVAANPGTLPVQTVPTEYWGLNKSAYTNKLASTLDPNVIVQWTGVDVVSRKITKAEVATAHDNFQHPLLLWDNYPVNDYVPGRLLLGPLTAREPGLGASTTGLAANPMPQAHASRPALFTVADYTWNDTAYDPARSWAAGLAELAGGNKRTLAALTAFADVNFSSRLDERQAPRLTGDIDRFWKAWSAGNPAAAFRLYNALRQVHDAPGVLRETLRDPAFLADTKPWLDATGAWGQAALTALDMLAAQRAGNGELAWARRQALPALVAKARSFVWVGLDPNRTVRVDVDPVVDRFVKDAVADNDRWLGLRASTVTPSSSLPLYDSQFPVDNMVDGDPDTYFWGGAAAQPGTVVGVDLGTVRPVTGVDVLMAKDDRPSDYIQHGVVEYSTDGTTWTTGPVFHTTTEVRVDLGRVSARFVRLKATRAQPNWVVVREFEVRLGDNPVVSGAPEGDFPRAADGKPGTAYRATRPPTAGEALTVVLPEARRLDKVVILADARAEVQVRTGDRWATIGRLTSSYTALAVHGTTDAIRLEWKTGSPPPVVYEIVGHG from the coding sequence TTGACCTTCGGCACCCGCACACTCGGCGCGCTGATCGCCGTGATCGCCCTGTCCACGGCCCTCGCGCCAACCGCCACGGCACAGCCGAGCCAGGCCAACGGCCCGGCGGTGTACCCGAGACCCCAGTCCACGACTTCCCGGCCGGAGACAGTGCGGATCCCCGCGACGGTGAACCTGGTCGTGGCGGACGGTGCTGACTGGGCCGCTGTGGGCGTGGTTCGTGACGTGCTCGTCGCGGCCGGCGTGCGCAAGGTCGACGACCGCGGCAGTGCGCTGAGCGTCTACGTGGGCAGGCACCCGGATGCCTTGCAAGCACTGGGAGTCAAGGGCACCGAAGGTATGGGCGCCGAGGGATACGTCGTGGCCGTCGGAACGGGGCGGGATCGGCTGTCGCGCATGGTCGTGGACGGAGTCGACGACGCGGGAACGTTCTACGCGGCACAGACACTGCGTCAGCTTGTTCAAGGTTCCGCCGTGCGTGGCGTGGAGGTCCGGGACTGGCCGTCGTTGCGTTGGCGTGGTGTGGTCGAAGGCTTCTACGGCCCGCCTTGGTCGCATGAGGCGCGACTGGACAGCTTCGACTATTTCGGCCGCCACAAGATGAATCTGTACTTCTACACGCCCAAGGACGACCCATACCTGCGCGCTGAGTGGCGTCTGCCGTACCCGGCGGACCAGCTCGCGCGGCTCGACGAATTGGTCAAGCGTGCCAAGGCGAACCACGTCGAATTCGGCTATGTGCTGTCGCCGGGTTTGTCGATCTGCTACTCGCGCGAGTCGGAGACCGACACGCTGATCGCGAAGTTCACCTCGCTGTACCGGCTCGGTGTGCGCATGTTCGTGGTCGCGCTCGACGACATCGACTACCAACGGTGGAACTGCGACGAGGACCGCGCGGCGTTCGGAACCGGCCCGGCCGCGGCGGCGAGCGCCCAGGCGCACGTGATCAACCGGGTGCAGCGCGAGTTCGTCGCCGCCAACCCAGGCACGTTGCCTGTGCAGACGGTGCCGACCGAATACTGGGGCCTGAACAAATCCGCCTACACGAACAAGCTCGCCTCCACGCTCGACCCGAACGTGATCGTGCAGTGGACAGGTGTGGACGTGGTCTCACGCAAGATCACCAAGGCCGAGGTGGCCACCGCGCACGACAACTTCCAGCACCCGCTGCTGCTGTGGGACAACTACCCGGTCAACGACTACGTCCCCGGCCGGTTGCTGCTCGGCCCGTTGACCGCCCGCGAACCGGGGCTCGGCGCGTCCACCACAGGACTGGCGGCCAACCCGATGCCGCAGGCACACGCGTCGAGACCGGCGTTGTTCACGGTCGCTGACTACACCTGGAACGACACCGCCTACGACCCGGCCAGGTCGTGGGCAGCGGGTCTGGCCGAACTCGCGGGCGGCAACAAGCGCACGCTCGCCGCGCTGACGGCGTTCGCCGACGTCAACTTCTCGTCACGACTGGACGAACGGCAGGCACCGCGGCTCACGGGTGACATCGACCGGTTCTGGAAAGCGTGGTCGGCCGGGAATCCGGCGGCGGCCTTCCGGCTGTACAACGCCTTGCGGCAGGTGCACGACGCCCCTGGGGTGCTACGGGAGACGCTGCGGGACCCGGCGTTCCTGGCCGACACCAAGCCATGGCTCGATGCCACCGGCGCGTGGGGGCAGGCGGCGTTGACTGCGCTCGACATGCTTGCCGCGCAACGCGCGGGCAACGGTGAACTGGCGTGGGCACGGCGGCAGGCGCTGCCCGCGCTGGTCGCCAAGGCAAGGTCGTTCGTCTGGGTCGGCCTTGACCCGAATCGCACGGTGCGGGTGGATGTCGACCCGGTCGTGGACCGGTTCGTCAAGGACGCCGTCGCGGACAACGACCGGTGGCTGGGCCTGCGGGCTTCGACGGTCACACCGTCGTCCAGCCTGCCCCTGTACGACAGTCAGTTCCCGGTGGACAACATGGTCGACGGCGACCCGGACACGTACTTCTGGGGTGGCGCGGCGGCGCAACCGGGCACAGTGGTCGGTGTGGATCTCGGCACGGTACGGCCGGTCACGGGTGTCGATGTCCTGATGGCCAAGGACGACCGCCCGAGTGACTACATCCAGCACGGCGTGGTCGAGTACTCCACCGACGGCACGACCTGGACCACCGGCCCGGTGTTCCACACGACGACCGAGGTGAGAGTGGACTTGGGACGGGTGTCCGCGCGGTTCGTCCGCCTCAAGGCAACCCGGGCACAACCCAACTGGGTGGTCGTGCGCGAGTTCGAGGTCCGCCTCGGTGACAACCCGGTCGTGTCCGGAGCGCCGGAGGGTGACTTCCCCCGAGCGGCCGACGGCAAGCCGGGCACGGCGTACCGGGCAACTCGCCCGCCCACCGCCGGTGAGGCGCTGACAGTCGTCCTCCCCGAGGCCCGCAGGCTCGACAAGGTCGTCATCCTGGCGGACGCACGTGCTGAGGTTCAGGTGCGGACAGGGGACCGCTGGGCCACGATCGGCCGGCTTACCAGCAGCTACACGGCGCTTGCGGTGCACGGCACGACGGACGCGATCAGGTTGGAGTGGAAAACGGGTTCACCACCGCCGGTGGTGTACGAGATCGTGGGGCATGGCTGA
- a CDS encoding TetR/AcrR family transcriptional regulator encodes MRDHERRTDRILDAAGELLLRFGYRKVTIEDIARRAGIGKGTVYLHWRTKQELFDALLRRQSIALIVALLERLRADPAEVMPHRMSSSGFLICLDDPLVMALVTGDAELLGQLRDSPHAGQDLIAADQIHDIWARHGLIRTDMPNLRYAMTAVSTGFYLIDDTPESAGIDARAKADSMAHALRATFEPATRPNTDALAAAAAEVAAICEDVIDSYRKQLYSDDGEDE; translated from the coding sequence GTGCGGGATCATGAGCGTCGGACCGACCGGATCCTCGACGCGGCTGGGGAACTGCTGCTGCGGTTCGGGTACCGGAAGGTCACCATCGAGGACATCGCCCGGCGGGCGGGGATCGGCAAGGGCACGGTCTACCTGCATTGGCGTACCAAGCAGGAACTGTTCGACGCCCTGCTGCGGCGGCAGTCGATCGCCCTGATCGTCGCGTTGCTCGAACGGCTGCGCGCGGACCCGGCCGAGGTCATGCCGCACCGCATGAGCAGCAGCGGGTTCCTGATCTGCCTCGACGACCCGCTGGTGATGGCCCTGGTCACCGGGGACGCCGAACTCCTCGGCCAACTGCGGGACAGCCCGCACGCGGGTCAGGACCTGATCGCGGCCGACCAGATCCACGACATCTGGGCGCGGCACGGGCTGATCCGTACCGACATGCCCAACCTCCGGTACGCGATGACCGCGGTGTCGACCGGTTTCTACCTGATCGACGACACCCCGGAAAGCGCGGGAATCGACGCCCGAGCAAAAGCGGACTCGATGGCGCACGCCCTACGGGCCACGTTCGAACCAGCCACCCGGCCGAACACTGACGCGCTCGCAGCCGCAGCCGCGGAGGTGGCGGCGATCTGCGAGGACGTCATCGACAGCTACCGCAAACAGCTCTATTCCGACGACGGGGAGGACGAATGA
- a CDS encoding cytochrome P450 codes for MSTLADTWGIHDQQFWLRGHVPEDPVEYKEEQGTWHVYGYQEAVHVLSDTAVFSSHTNRKVPDTEEGTEGNLLQLDPPEHRKLRNLVSHAFTPKVVANLEPRIAELTHELLDAAAGRDHLELVNDLAYPLPVIVIAELLGVPSSDRELFKNWVDGMFENTQEFSLKENSADQESARKATLEETENFKRYLGEHAADRRRNPREDLLGKLVEAEVDGERLTDTQIVNFAMVLLIAGHITTTMLLGNTIVCLDNHPEQMARVRADRALVPSAIEESLRYFTPFTALARITDSEVSLAGHTIPEDEMLLIWIGAANRDPRQFTDPGTYDIGRDPNPHMAFGRGIHFCVGAPLARLEGRVALNILLDRYPTLHTDPQKPAEFLPSPYMAGVRSLPMFT; via the coding sequence ATGAGCACTCTCGCCGACACATGGGGTATCCACGACCAACAGTTCTGGCTGCGCGGGCACGTGCCCGAAGACCCGGTGGAGTACAAGGAAGAACAAGGCACGTGGCACGTCTACGGCTACCAGGAAGCGGTGCACGTCCTCAGCGACACCGCTGTTTTCTCGTCGCACACCAACCGCAAAGTGCCCGACACGGAAGAAGGCACGGAAGGCAACCTCCTGCAGCTGGACCCGCCGGAGCACAGGAAGCTGCGCAACCTGGTCAGCCACGCGTTCACGCCGAAAGTCGTGGCGAACCTGGAGCCCCGGATCGCCGAACTCACCCACGAACTGCTCGACGCGGCCGCGGGACGAGACCACCTGGAGCTGGTCAACGACCTCGCGTACCCGTTGCCGGTCATCGTGATCGCGGAACTGCTGGGCGTGCCCAGCAGCGACCGCGAGCTGTTCAAGAACTGGGTGGACGGAATGTTCGAGAACACACAGGAGTTCTCGCTGAAGGAAAACAGTGCCGACCAGGAAAGCGCACGGAAGGCCACACTCGAAGAAACCGAGAACTTCAAGAGATACCTGGGCGAACACGCGGCGGACCGCCGACGCAACCCACGCGAAGACCTGCTCGGCAAACTCGTCGAAGCAGAAGTGGACGGTGAACGCCTCACCGACACCCAGATCGTGAACTTCGCGATGGTCCTCCTGATAGCCGGACACATCACCACAACCATGTTGCTGGGCAACACCATCGTCTGCCTCGACAACCACCCCGAGCAGATGGCGAGAGTCCGCGCGGACCGCGCACTGGTGCCGTCCGCGATCGAGGAGTCACTGCGGTACTTCACGCCGTTCACCGCACTGGCAAGGATCACCGACAGCGAAGTGAGCCTCGCAGGACACACCATCCCCGAAGACGAGATGCTGCTGATCTGGATCGGCGCGGCGAACAGAGACCCACGCCAGTTCACCGACCCGGGAACCTACGACATCGGCCGAGACCCGAACCCCCACATGGCATTCGGCCGAGGAATCCACTTCTGCGTCGGCGCACCACTGGCCAGGCTGGAAGGCCGCGTCGCACTGAACATCCTGCTGGACCGCTACCCCACCCTGCACACCGACCCGCAGAAGCCAGCGGAGTTCCTGCCCAGCCCGTACATGGCAGGCGTCCGCTCGCTGCCAATGTTCACTTGA
- a CDS encoding DUF6493 family protein, with amino-acid sequence MSDWAELEELLRKQDYDKLVVAVQGLDAAGRKALVDPVKAFEKRARDFQERLWHLRGGLSIVGAGVLPGASAVAPWLVRNGFWNSVDIHNRRSKIDIVDAVLQVLKARDVPWLPDLVQRLAARLSARRFDERLFRMVTELLAVTDTEPPLTDGMVHGLALRDYWSRGDDVDPRWLAVVPRMFEVVGVGRVFDSSGRYEQGWPVRLAGWAADGRVDRAAVIDGAIAALQRGGRQGDVRGYLRVYEALDLDLAEVVERVRDYVPLLADAHSSVAGVAQRELFRADDAGQLEIELLLDASRAVFFRPEKKLVRAQTARLGAVISREPGHADGVLGALAALFEHDAADLQAKALDMAIAHASAASHQARDELAVAASALPADLRAKAAKAFGAVDAQDAPVTTLLPAPDEPEFPAPIESLCDLVDELQAHRAGIYENVDMARVERLIAAVVVFADRDREGLRAAVEQYFAGSWYPHQGHRDWSSIDHWHQLSEQEEFASLISAAAAPCDAAVTTPYPPPDAVVGEKQWRHQLAENNLLAPQRVLVLRLHEISVGLAYAPRPMLVATPTHRNGLIDSEVLLERLTQAAAEGWEPWEHDLTQALLRLPNEHDAAVATRADALGTDAGKRLAHWLSNDGTISEAGTLGEILAAQPVLRDWYRVNEFHTAWSTLLPAHTEHIAMHMAPVLYEKTLRGRGGSPMLTALSRAAGKMGEHCARAFAHGLDAHDKNDRAEAVDALLVLAARDRWNPEALGEQVGRLAAEVELSLNRVVPCLRDLSQSGAASLVWHTIAAALPPMLSPDLERPPQRLADLLALAVELVEQVRPTAPIPELAAITNRRGTSRTVTEAKRLAAALPS; translated from the coding sequence ATGAGCGACTGGGCGGAACTGGAAGAGCTGCTGCGGAAACAGGACTACGACAAGCTGGTCGTGGCGGTGCAGGGCCTTGACGCCGCTGGACGCAAGGCGCTCGTCGACCCGGTCAAGGCGTTCGAGAAGCGCGCGCGGGACTTCCAGGAACGGCTGTGGCACCTGCGTGGCGGGTTGTCGATCGTCGGTGCCGGGGTCCTGCCCGGCGCGTCGGCGGTCGCGCCATGGCTGGTGCGCAACGGTTTCTGGAACAGCGTCGACATTCACAACAGGCGCAGCAAGATCGACATAGTCGACGCCGTGTTACAGGTCCTGAAGGCCAGGGACGTGCCGTGGTTGCCCGATCTGGTGCAGCGCCTCGCCGCGCGGCTGTCGGCCAGGCGGTTCGACGAGCGCCTGTTCCGGATGGTGACCGAACTGCTGGCGGTGACGGACACCGAGCCGCCGTTGACCGACGGGATGGTGCACGGACTGGCTCTCCGCGATTACTGGTCGCGCGGGGACGACGTCGATCCCCGCTGGCTGGCCGTGGTTCCGCGGATGTTCGAGGTGGTCGGGGTAGGCCGGGTGTTCGACTCGTCCGGGCGCTACGAGCAGGGCTGGCCGGTGAGGCTCGCCGGCTGGGCGGCGGATGGCCGGGTCGATCGTGCCGCGGTGATCGACGGCGCGATCGCCGCGCTGCAGCGTGGTGGCCGTCAGGGCGATGTCCGTGGCTACCTCCGGGTCTACGAAGCGCTTGACCTGGATCTGGCCGAGGTCGTCGAGCGTGTACGTGACTACGTGCCGCTGTTGGCCGATGCCCATTCGTCGGTCGCGGGCGTCGCGCAGCGCGAGCTGTTCCGTGCTGACGACGCCGGGCAACTGGAGATCGAACTGCTGCTCGACGCCAGCCGGGCGGTGTTCTTCCGGCCGGAGAAGAAGCTGGTCCGTGCCCAGACAGCCCGGCTCGGCGCGGTGATCTCCCGTGAGCCCGGGCACGCCGACGGCGTGCTGGGTGCGCTCGCAGCCCTGTTCGAGCACGACGCGGCGGACCTCCAGGCGAAAGCGCTGGACATGGCGATCGCGCACGCCTCGGCCGCGTCGCACCAGGCAAGGGACGAGCTCGCCGTCGCCGCCAGTGCGTTGCCCGCGGACCTCCGCGCCAAGGCCGCGAAGGCATTCGGCGCGGTCGACGCCCAGGACGCGCCGGTGACGACGTTGCTGCCCGCGCCGGACGAGCCGGAGTTCCCCGCGCCGATCGAGTCGCTGTGCGATCTGGTCGACGAGCTCCAGGCCCACCGCGCCGGGATCTACGAAAACGTGGACATGGCCAGGGTGGAGAGGCTCATCGCGGCGGTGGTGGTGTTCGCGGACCGTGACAGGGAAGGCCTGCGCGCGGCGGTGGAGCAGTACTTCGCGGGAAGCTGGTACCCGCATCAGGGGCACCGGGACTGGAGCTCGATCGACCACTGGCACCAGCTCAGCGAGCAGGAGGAGTTCGCTTCGCTGATCAGCGCGGCAGCCGCGCCGTGCGACGCCGCTGTCACGACGCCGTACCCACCGCCCGACGCAGTGGTGGGCGAGAAACAGTGGCGTCACCAGCTGGCGGAGAACAACCTGCTTGCCCCACAACGTGTTCTCGTCCTCCGGCTGCATGAGATCTCGGTGGGCCTCGCCTATGCGCCCAGGCCGATGCTGGTCGCGACACCGACGCACCGCAACGGCCTGATCGACTCGGAAGTCCTGCTGGAGCGCCTGACCCAGGCGGCAGCCGAAGGCTGGGAGCCGTGGGAACACGACCTCACCCAAGCCCTGCTCCGCCTGCCGAACGAACACGACGCGGCAGTAGCCACCCGTGCCGACGCGCTGGGCACCGACGCGGGCAAACGCCTCGCGCACTGGCTGAGCAACGACGGCACGATCAGCGAAGCCGGCACCCTCGGTGAAATCCTCGCCGCTCAGCCAGTCCTGCGCGACTGGTACCGCGTGAACGAGTTCCACACCGCCTGGTCAACCCTGCTGCCCGCACACACCGAACACATAGCCATGCACATGGCGCCCGTCCTGTACGAGAAAACCCTGCGGGGCCGAGGCGGCAGCCCGATGCTCACCGCCCTCAGCCGCGCAGCCGGCAAGATGGGGGAGCACTGCGCACGAGCGTTCGCCCACGGCCTGGACGCCCATGACAAGAATGACCGCGCAGAGGCCGTCGACGCCTTACTCGTCCTGGCGGCTCGAGACCGCTGGAACCCAGAAGCGCTCGGCGAACAAGTGGGTCGGCTCGCAGCCGAGGTCGAACTCAGCCTCAACCGGGTCGTCCCTTGTCTCCGAGACCTGTCCCAGTCCGGCGCAGCGTCTCTCGTCTGGCACACGATCGCCGCGGCCCTCCCACCCATGCTGTCCCCAGACCTGGAACGGCCGCCCCAACGCCTCGCCGACCTGCTGGCCCTCGCAGTAGAACTGGTCGAACAGGTCAGGCCGACAGCGCCAATCCCAGAACTGGCCGCCATAACCAACCGCCGCGGCACAAGCAGAACCGTCACCGAAGCAAAGCGCCTGGCAGCAGCCCTCCCGTCATAG
- a CDS encoding SWIM zinc finger family protein has product MTVVAQEYRYLRSSELTGGLLGLQTSGGTALRRPVDNPVFFKGFLTEPAAAAACLHSVAKVAASRYFQPTQVRLRDPVVTCNGDRLRFESFASCCGVYARLDVLSAGLDGEVLDRGTTNVDVNEPLRRMLARVGSGDPLRLAVGPDEVTVTTMDGVAVEKKVELPQRWLRGFAELQVITAGFEPRVELPVAEAARFLRSLSSSSRSRGASWAVPAGRSLRLAARPAPGAVCLAGPQRLEALLPLLRHAKSLRVYGPAVDARSLPCASAWELALPGMAFVLVLSPEVNRGFSGEGAVLDFLAGDDVGQDAELVGALLEFEPRVEPGDLAERSGLSRERVRAALVQLGVSGRVGYDLAEASYFHRELPYDAESVEQFNPRLRNARALVEAGAVTGEGDVLSVKGYQVRFQGSGASCTCAWWLDYRGTRGKCKHVLAAEIVRGSGR; this is encoded by the coding sequence ATGACAGTAGTGGCACAGGAATACCGCTACCTGCGGTCGTCGGAACTGACCGGCGGGCTGCTGGGGCTGCAGACATCGGGTGGCACGGCGCTGCGCCGCCCGGTGGACAACCCGGTGTTCTTCAAGGGGTTCCTGACCGAACCGGCAGCCGCGGCGGCGTGCCTGCACTCGGTGGCGAAGGTCGCGGCGAGCCGGTACTTCCAGCCGACCCAGGTCCGCCTGCGCGACCCGGTGGTCACGTGCAACGGCGACCGGTTGCGGTTCGAGTCGTTCGCGAGCTGCTGCGGCGTCTACGCCCGGCTCGACGTGCTCTCCGCCGGGCTCGACGGCGAGGTCCTCGACCGCGGCACCACGAACGTCGACGTCAACGAGCCGTTGCGGCGGATGCTCGCCCGGGTGGGCAGCGGCGACCCGTTGCGGCTCGCGGTCGGCCCCGACGAGGTCACCGTGACCACAATGGACGGTGTGGCAGTCGAGAAGAAGGTCGAGCTGCCCCAGCGGTGGTTGCGTGGATTCGCGGAACTGCAGGTCATCACGGCGGGCTTCGAACCGCGCGTCGAACTGCCGGTCGCGGAGGCCGCCCGGTTCCTGCGGTCGCTGTCGTCGTCGTCCCGGTCGCGCGGCGCGTCCTGGGCCGTGCCTGCCGGCCGGTCCTTGCGGCTGGCCGCGCGACCGGCGCCCGGGGCCGTGTGCCTGGCCGGGCCGCAACGGCTTGAGGCGTTGCTGCCGCTGCTGCGTCATGCGAAGTCGTTGCGTGTGTACGGCCCGGCCGTGGACGCGCGCAGCCTGCCGTGCGCGAGCGCGTGGGAGCTCGCGTTGCCGGGGATGGCGTTCGTTCTCGTGTTGTCGCCCGAGGTCAACCGCGGGTTCTCCGGGGAGGGCGCGGTGCTGGACTTCCTGGCGGGAGACGATGTCGGGCAGGACGCGGAGCTGGTGGGGGCGTTGCTCGAGTTCGAACCGCGGGTGGAGCCCGGCGACCTGGCCGAGCGGTCGGGGCTGTCGCGCGAGCGTGTCCGAGCCGCGCTGGTGCAGCTCGGGGTGAGCGGACGGGTGGGATACGACCTGGCTGAAGCGTCGTACTTCCACCGTGAGCTGCCGTATGACGCCGAGTCGGTCGAGCAGTTCAACCCACGGCTGCGCAACGCACGGGCGCTGGTCGAGGCGGGTGCGGTGACAGGTGAGGGCGATGTGTTGTCAGTGAAGGGATATCAGGTGAGGTTCCAGGGGTCGGGCGCGTCGTGCACGTGCGCGTGGTGGCTGGACTACCGCGGCACTCGCGGTAAGTGCAAACACGTTCTGGCGGCCGAGATCGTGCGGGGGAGCGGGCGATGA